TATTACGATGATTTGCGTCACTCATGAAATGGGTTTCGCTCGTCAAGTCGCTGATAAAGTGATTTTTATGGATGATGGGCAAATCATCGAAACAGGAACACCAGAACATTTCTTTACTAGCACTGAAAACGAACGTGCTAAAGAGTTCTTAAGTAAAATCATTCATAATTAATACAATAAAATAGACCTAAGGAGGAATTTCAAATGAAAAAAACAAAAAAATTATTCGGTGCATTGTCTCTTGCGTTATTACTCGGCCTGATTGTCGGTTGTGGCAGTGGCGAAGATAAAAATTCGACTGATTCTGGTAACAAAGGAACGACTGATCTTCAAAAAATCAAAGATGCTGGTGTAATTAAAGTCGGTGTTAAAGAAGATGTTCCGAACTTTGGATATATGAATCCTGATACGAATAAAAATGAAGGTATGGAGCCAGATATCGCGCGCTTGATTGCAAAAGAATTAACTGGTAGTGAAGATAATGTTGAGTTTGTTGGTGTAACCGCAAAAACTCGGGGACCTCTATTAGATAATGGCGAACTGGATATGGTGATCGCAACGTTTACCATCACAGATGAACGCAAAGAAACCTATAATTTCACAACGCCATATTATAAAGACGAAGTTGGTTTTTTGGTTAGAAAAGCTGACAAATTTACCGACACTGCTAGTTTAGATGGTAAAACAATTGGTGTCGTTCAATCCGCAACGACCAAAGAAGCAATTGAAAAACAGGCAAAGGATTTGGGTGTAACGTTCAAATATCAAGAACTAGGCTCATATCCTGAACTAAAAACAGCCTTAACATCTAAAAGAATCGATGCTTTTTCAGTAGATAAATCAATTTTAACTGGTTATGTAGATGATAGTACCGAAATCTTGAAAGATGGTTTCTCACCACAAGAATACGGTATCGCTACGAAGAAAGCAAATACGGAATTAAACGATCAGTTAAATAAATCCATTGAAAAATGGGAAAAAGACGGTACTTTGGAAAAAATCTACAAAACGTGGAATCTGGACTAATTTTTCCCGATTCTATACAATTTCGTTAGAATTTGGGAGGAAATCAAATGTTCATTATAGCGAATTCAGGGCCATTTGCGCTTTATCGTTGGGAAGCTTTGCTTAAAGACTGGAGACTTTTTGGCGATGCTTTCCTTTATACCATTTTACTTGCGGTCGGATCATTGATCGTGGCGATGTTATTAGGGATATTTTTTGGGAGCCTCTCTGCGATGCACAACAAATTATTGAATCTAATCAGTCGAATTTATGTTGAATTTTTTCAGAACACCCCATTGTTGATTCAATTTATCGTTGTTTATTATGGTTTTCCATTGATTAGTCCAATGCTAACTTTTTCGACAACAACGATTGCGATCATTTGTGTGGGCCTTTATCATGGCGCCTATATCTCAGAAGTTGTTCGTTCAGGGATCGGTGCTGTGCCTAAAGGGCAATTTGAAGCAGCTTATTCTCAAGGTTTTTCTTATGGAAAAACAATGCGCTTTGTCGTATTGCCTCAAGCTTGGCGAATTATGCTACCGCCACTTACAAATCAAATCGTAAATTTAATCAAAAATACCTCAACAGTTGCGATTATTTCGGGAGCAGATGTGATGTTTACAGCAAATAGTTGGTCTTCGATCAATCTAAACTATATTCCGGCATTTGCGCTAGCAGGATTCCTTTACTTTATCCTGTGCTTCCCGTTAGCTAAATTGGCTCGGAAATTAGAAGAAAACAATAAGAAAGCTTATACCAGATAGGAGGTCGCAAATATGTCTTTTTCAGAACAAATGAGTCAACTTCTCACCGGCAATAACTTGCGCTTTTTATTCGATGGGTTGAAGCTTACTCTTTACATTTCTTTTGTATCAATTATTTTAAGTACGATTTTCGGTACTATTTTAGCTGTTTTAAGAAATCAAAAAAAAGGTCCTTTAAAGTTTCTAGCTAGTTTATATATCGAAATCGTTCGTAATATACCTAATTTACTATGGATCTATGTTATTTTCTTGATTTTTAAAATAAAGTCTACTCCTGCTGGAATTGTTAGCTTTACTGTTTTTACAACCGCTGCTTTAGCTGAAATTATCCGTGGCGGTTTAAATGGTGTTGACAAAGGACAAAAAGAAGCCGCCCGTTCTCAAGGCTTTAGCAATT
The DNA window shown above is from Enterococcus sp. 12C11_DIV0727 and carries:
- a CDS encoding amino acid ABC transporter permease; amino-acid sequence: MSQLLTGNNLRFLFDGLKLTLYISFVSIILSTIFGTILAVLRNQKKGPLKFLASLYIEIVRNIPNLLWIYVIFLIFKIKSTPAGIVSFTVFTTAALAEIIRGGLNGVDKGQKEAARSQGFSNFQILIYIVLPQAIRNVLPAIVSQFVTVIKDTSFLYSVIALQELFGKSYILMGRYAQTSQVFAIYGLVALMYFVINFSISQFSRWLSRNWA
- a CDS encoding transporter substrate-binding domain-containing protein, which translates into the protein MKKTKKLFGALSLALLLGLIVGCGSGEDKNSTDSGNKGTTDLQKIKDAGVIKVGVKEDVPNFGYMNPDTNKNEGMEPDIARLIAKELTGSEDNVEFVGVTAKTRGPLLDNGELDMVIATFTITDERKETYNFTTPYYKDEVGFLVRKADKFTDTASLDGKTIGVVQSATTKEAIEKQAKDLGVTFKYQELGSYPELKTALTSKRIDAFSVDKSILTGYVDDSTEILKDGFSPQEYGIATKKANTELNDQLNKSIEKWEKDGTLEKIYKTWNLD
- a CDS encoding amino acid ABC transporter permease → MFIIANSGPFALYRWEALLKDWRLFGDAFLYTILLAVGSLIVAMLLGIFFGSLSAMHNKLLNLISRIYVEFFQNTPLLIQFIVVYYGFPLISPMLTFSTTTIAIICVGLYHGAYISEVVRSGIGAVPKGQFEAAYSQGFSYGKTMRFVVLPQAWRIMLPPLTNQIVNLIKNTSTVAIISGADVMFTANSWSSINLNYIPAFALAGFLYFILCFPLAKLARKLEENNKKAYTR